The Sandaracinus amylolyticus genomic interval GCCCGCGTTCTGGCGCGCGATCGACGAGGCGCGCGCGCTCGCTCGGGATCGACTGCCGCCCGCGCTGCGCGCGACGTACTTCGCGCGGCTCGACGAGCTCGAGGTCGATCTCGCGATGATCGAGTGCGTCGGTGATCCGGTGCGCGTGCGCCCGCTCGCGGCGCGTCGCTTCGGTACCGGCATGCGCGAGGTCGTGCTCGAGGACGCGCAGCCGGTGCGCGTCAGCACGGTCGCGCGCGGTCTGCTCGAGCGCATCGCGCCGAGCGAAGAGGCGCGCGTCGTCGAGCCCGAGACGCTCGCCCAGATGCTGCGCGACGCGGCGCGCGCGGCGGGCCTCGATCTCGAGGTGCGCATCGACGCGCGCTTGGTCGCCGGCGCGGCGACCGGTGATCGCGCGGTGTTCATCGCGGCGCGTCGCTTCGGGCGCACCGAGTCGCGCCGGCTCGTCGCGCACGAGATCCTCGGTCACGCGGTCGCGGCGTCGAACGCGACGAAGCAGCCGCTGCGCATCTTCGAGGTCGGCACCGCGGGCTCGTTCGCGGATCAGGAAGGGCTCGCGATCTGCCTCGAGGAGCAGGCGGGCGCGCTCGATCCCCATCGCATGCGCGTGCTCGCCGCGCGCGTCATCGCGACCGATCGCCTGCACTCGGGCGCGTCGTTCGGCGAGACCGCGCGCTTCTTGTTCAAGCAGCACGGCTTCAGCGCGGAGAGCGCGGTGCTGATCACCGAGCGCGCGCACCGCGGCGGCGGCGTCGCGCGCGACGCCGGCTATCTGTACGGCTACCTGCGAGTGCGCGTCGCGCTGAAGAACGGCGACGCATGCCTCGATCGACTGCGCGTCGGGCGCATCGGCATCGACGATCTCCCGGCGTTCGACGACGCGTGCCGCGAAGGCCTCGCGCACCCGCCGACGTTCACGCCGACGCTCGCCGACGTGATGCCCGCGGCGATCGACGAAGCCGCGGAGTGATCACGGAGCCGGCGCGGCCGCCTCCTCGCCCCCGGACGTGTTCGCGAGCCACGTGGCCGTGTCCGGCTCCAGCACGTACACGGTTCGGCGCCCGCACCCCGTCACGCCGTAGCTCGTCACGATGTCCGGCCCCACGCGTCGCCTCCGACCGCCCTCGGTCCCGCGACGAAGGACGGTGAAGTGCAGCTGGTTCTGCGGGCACTGCATCTCGAACTGCGCGCGCTCGACGAGCTCTGCGCGACGATCTCGATTGTACGCATCGGCGCTCCGGCAACCGACGACCGACCAGGCGCCCGCGATCAACGCCGCGCAGCGGGCGATGCGTGGCAGGTGACGCATGCACGCGGTTGCGCGCGAGATCTGATTGGCCATGTGGATCTCCATCCTCGATCCTGACGCGTTGCACGGTGGCGCCACCAGCACGTGTTGCGTCACGTGCCGACGCGAACGGGTCTTCGGGGCCCAGCCCTCGCCGCTCAGCCCTTCGACGCCGCCATCTTCGCGTCGAGGCGCTGGGCGACCGACTTCGGGACCAGGCGGTTCACGTCGCCGCCGAGGCGCCACGCTTCCTTCACGATGTTCGAGCTCACGTAGAAGTACGCGTCGTTCGCCATCAAGAAGACGGTCTCGACCTGCGTGTTCAGGTGGCGGTTCATGTTCGCCATCTGCAGCTCGTACTCGAAGTCCGCGACCGCGCGCAGGCCGCGCAGCACCACGCGCACGTTCTTCTTCTTGCAGTACTCGACGAGCAGCCCGTCGAACGAGTCGACCTCGACGTTCTTGCCCGCGCCGCCGAGCTCCTCGCGGATCATCTCGACGCGCTCCTCGACCGTGAAGAGCGCTTCCTTCCGCGGGTTGCGCAGCACGGCGACGATCAGCTTGTCGAACACCACGAGGCCGCTCTTGATGATCGAGACGTGCCCGTTCGTCATCGGGTCGAACGACCCGGGATAGATCGCGACGCTCATTCGAGTCCCTCGGACGGAGCCAACAAGAGCACGGCGCTGTCGCCGTAGCGCGGATGCGAGAGCACGTCGTAGCCCTCGAGCGCGGAGGGAGCATGCCTGGTCGCGTGCTCCACGGCCAGTAAAGCACCCCCCGCCACCAGCCCTCGCGCGCGCAGCGTCGCGAGCAGCGGCGGCACCGCGTCGATGTCGGCGTACGGCGGATCGACGAACACGCGATCGAACGCCTCGCCCGCCGCCGCGCGCTCGATGCGCACCAGCGTCTGCGCCTGACGCAGGTCCGCGGTGATCACCTCGCAGCGCTCGCTCAGGCCGAGCTCGCCCGCGCTCTTCGTGATCGCGCGCGCCACCTTCGCGTCGCGCTCGACCAGCACCGCGCGCACCGCGCCGCGCGAGAGCGCCTCGAACGCCATCGCGCCGGTGCCCGCGTACAGATCGAGCACGCGCGTGCCCTCGAACCCACCGCGCGACGCGATCGCCGACGCGACCGCCTCGCGCACGCGCTCCGACGTCGGGCGCGTCAGCTCTCCGGGCGGTCCCGAGAAGCGACGCCCCGAGAGCGACCCTCCGACGATCCTCACGCGGTCCTCCGGCGCTCGCTCGGGGACGAGCCGAGGTCCTAGAATCGCACGCGCGCCGTGATGCGCCCGCCCTCGGGCGAGAAGCTCGGCAGCACCGTCACGCTCGGCGCCTCGTCCTCCGAGCCGCCGCTCTCGCCGACGCCCGTCGCCAGGAAGATCGCGCCGGTGCCCGCCGCCGCGACCGCGACGCCGAGGAACACGTACTGGAGCACCTCGAGCGTGTCGCCCTCGCTGCAGAGGTCCGCGACCGAGCTCGCCGCGCCCGCGTCCGCGCGCCCGCCGAGCGTGTCGCCGCCGGCCGCCGCGCTGCAGTTCGTGAGGTACGTCGAGGGCGGGTTGCCGCCGCGCATCGGGTCGTACGTCATCCGGAACGACTCGGTGTACGCGCGGTACTGCGGGTCCGAGTTGATCGCCTCGAGCCGTGCCCACGAGTAGATGGTCCCGCCGAACGCGAGCGCGCCCGCCGCGATCAGCGCGATGCCGGCCCAGTTGATCGAGGGCCCGTCGCCGCCGTCCTGGTGCTGGCCGCCGCCGGTGCTCTCCGCCAGCTCCGCGTCGAGCGTCATCTCGGTGTCGCGCGCGATCGTCACGGTGCCGGTCCAGGGGTCGCGCCCCGGCGCGCTCACCTCGATCGCGTGCTCGCCGACCGCGATCGCCGGCATCGAGAAGCCGCCCTCGCCGTCGGTGGTGCCGGCGACCTCGCCGTCGACGCTCACGGTCGCGCCCGGCGCGTTCGACGCGATGCGCAGCGCGCCCGTGACCGGGCCCGAGAGCTGCGTCACCACGGTGCGCGCGGGCTCGCGCAGATCGTCGATGTCGGTGCGGCGGCTCGAGAGCGTCTGCTCGACCGTGCGATCGATGTGGCCGGTCTCGGCGTCGAAGAGCGAGAGCGTCAGGTGGAAGTCGCCCGCCTGGCGGCGGACCGTGCCGTAGAGCAGGCGCTGCGCGTTGAGCGTCGCGGCGATCTGCCGGAGGCACTCGACGTCGGGCACGTCGCCGCAGCCGTGCGCGAGCGACATCTGCGCGAGCGTCACCTCGCGATCGCTCACCTGCCAGCCGGGCACCCGCGACGCCTGGTTGCGGATCGCGCCGGTCAGGTTCCGCGCGTACTCGTCGTCGCCCTCGATCGACGTGAGGCCGAGGACGATCACCGACGCGTCCTGCGCGGCGGCTGGGACCGATGTGACGAGCGCGGCGGCGAAGAGGAGGGACGAGAGGAAACGAAGCCCGAGCGCATGCCGCATGGGGGCGACGATACCGTCGCCGCTCGCGGATCGGCAAGCCGATGCGAGCGGCGACGGGGGTAGGCTCACTCGCCGGTCGGCTCGGCGTTCTTCTTGGGGCGCGGCATGCGCTCCGCGCGCCGGAAGAAGCGCGCGGCCCAGCTCGCGTCGCGGCGCTGCGCGCTCGCGAGCCGCTGGAGGTCGCCGAGCAGCCCGAGGCGCCCCGCGTTCACGTCGTCGAGCAGGGTGAGGATCTCGCGGGCCCGGTGGTCGCCGCGCACCGAGGCGGCGCGGGTGCGCGCCTGGAGCGCGTCGCGCCCGGCGGCGACACGCGCCTCGAGGGTGCGCCCGAGGTCCTGCAGCGACACCTCGGGCTCGCTCTGGAGCGACGCCGCCCAGCCCTCGATCTCGCGCAGCGTCGACTCGAGGCCGAGCTTGCGCAGCTCGCTCGGCGGCTTCTTGAAGTAGCGGCGGCGGCGCGGCGACTCGGGGTCGCGGTCGAGGTGCTTCAGCTCGGCGTCGACGTCGTCGATCGAGTCCTCGAGGTCCTCGTCGGCCACGTCGACGCGCGCCTGGGCCTCGGTCTCCGCCTGCCAAGCGCTCTCCTGGCCGTCGCGGACGTCGGTGACGCGCGCGAGCAGTGGGTCGAGCTGCGCGGCGAGCGCGGCGGTCTCGGGGCGCGCGAGCAAGCGGGCGCGGGTGAAGATCAGCTCGTCGCGGACGCTCTCGAGCGAGTCGTCGCCTTGGATGGTGCGGATGCCGGACATGGATGCCTCCCCTCGGTGGAGGTGGGACGGTATCACGCGCCCGGCGGGGGCACTCGACGCGCGTCGGAAGCTCCGCAAGCGGTCGCGCCGGCACCGCCGCGGCGTCGGAAGCTCCGCGAGCGGTCGCGCCGGCACCGCCGCGGCGTCGGACGAGCCGACGGGCGGTCGCGCCGGGACCGCCGCGGCGTCGGAAGCTCCGCGAGCGGTCGCGCCGGCACCGCCGCGGCGTCGGAAGCTCCGCGAGCGGTCGCGCCGGCACCGCCGCGGCGTCGGGCGTTCCCACCCGGCGAGGGTTTGGGCATCCTGGCGCGATGTCGCTTCGCCTGGTCCTCGGCTCGATGTGGCTCGTGTGCGCCTGCTCCGCGCCGGGCGAGACACCCGACGACGCCAGCGCCGACGCGCCCCCAGGGCTGCGCGTCGCGTTGATCCGGGCGAGGCAAGCCGAGGGCGCCGACGATCCGCGGTTCTTCGCCGTGCGCGAGGACGGCGCGCTGGCGCTGCGCAGCGGCGTCGTCGCGGCGCGGGTCGAGGCGCGCGGGGTCGCGCTGCGGGGCGGGGAGGTCCACGCGCGGCTCGAGACGCGGGCGGTGCGCTGCGACGCGGAGTCGGTCGCGGCGCGCGATGGGGTCGCGCGGATCGGCGCGCGACCGAACCGGGTCGAGCTCGAGCGCGCGCCGGGCGTGGTGGAGTGGTACGAGAGCGGCCCGCTGGGCATCGAGCAGGGCTTCGACGTGCACCGCGAGGGCTGCGACGAGCTGGTCATCGAGCTCGCGGTGCAGGGCGCGCGGGCGGAAGCGGACGGGGAGGGCGCGCGGCTCGTCGGGGAGCGCGGCGCGTTGCGCTACGCGGAGCTCTTCGCGATCGATGCGCGTGGGCGCGCGCTGCCGGCGCGGATGGACGTGAGCGAGGGCGCGATCGAGCTGGTGGTGGACGCGCAGGGCGCGTCCTGGCCGGTCGTGGTGGACCCGCTGGTGCACGTGGAGGAGCAGATCTTCGGGCCGGAGGGAACCCCGGGCGACGTCGCGTGGGACGTCGGGCGCAGCGTCGCGATCGAGGGGGACACCGCGGTCGTCGGTGCGCCGCACGACGTCGTCGGCGGGAGCTACCAGGGCTCGGCCTACGTGTTCGTGCGCTCGGGAGGTGGCTGGGCGCTGCAGGCGAAGCTGATCGCGAGCGACGGCGCCGACTCCGACCACTTCGGCAGCACCGTCGCGATCTCGGGCGACACCATCGTCGTCGCACTCGACCGCGAGTACCTGAGCGCAGCCTACGTGTTCGTGCGCTCGGGCGGCGTGTGGACCGAGCAGGCGAAGCTGACCAGCGCCTACGAAGGCATCGACTACTTCGGATTCGCCGTCGCGATCGCGGGCGACACCATCGCGATCGGCGCTCCGTTCGCGAACGATCTCGAGGTCGGGTCTCGCGTGCACGTGTTCCGACGTACCGGGGCGACGTGGGCGCGCGAGGCGATCATCACGTCGGCGTGGGAGGAGGCGCTGGGATGGAACCTCTCGCTCTCCGGCGACACGTTGGTCATGGCGGCGCGCGGCGGGGCCGAGGTGTACGTGCGCTCGGGGACGACGTGGGCGCGACGCTCCGTCCTGCCGGGTGGCCCGCCGTCGGCGTCCGGTTGGCGCAGCGGGGTGGTGCGGTGGGGGGACACCGTGGTCGTCGCCGATCCCAGCGCGGACTCCGAGCGAGGCGCGCTCACCGTGTTCGTGCGCTCGGGCGAGACGTGGGCGCCGCAAGCACGGCTGGTCGCGAGCGACGCGCGGGAGGGAGCTCGCTTCGGAACGGGGCTCGCGCTGTGGGGCGACGAGCTGATCGTCACCAACGCGCCCGCGCCGCGCACCGGCGGGACGCCGACGCTTTACGTCTTCCGGCGATCGGGCGAGACGTGGACCGAGCGGCAGAGCATGCGACGAGCGGACGACCGCCCGCCGGCGCTCGCGCTCTCGAGCGACACCCTGCTGGTGGGGCGCGACGTGTTCGCGCGGACCGGCGACACCTGGACGCTGGGGACCGCGCTCCCCGCCGAGCCCTCCACGACGGGCCACGAGCTCGGGCGCAGCGTGGCGGTCTCGGGTGACGTGGCGATCGCCGGCGCGCCGGGCGACGATGGCCTCTGCTGCTGCGGCGCCTGCGACCGCACGGGCGCGGCGTACGTGTTCGCGCGGACCGGAGGCGTGTGGGCGCGCCAGGCGAAGCTGGTGTCCCCCGGCGCCGCGCGGTTCGGCCAGAGCGTGGCGGTGTCGGGCGACACGGCGCTCGTCGTCGCGTCGGGCTCGACCTACGTGTTCGTCCGCGCAGGCGACGGGTGGATCCGGCAGGCCAGGCTCGCGGTGAGCGGCGAGAGCGTGGCGCTCGCGGGCGATGTCGCCCTCGTCGGCGCGCCCGACGCCCTGCCCGGCGCGGACGGCGGTGGTGCCGCGCACGTCTTCGTGCGGACCGGCTCGACGTGGACGGAGCAGGCGCGCCTGAGCGCGAGCGACGGCGAGTACGGCGATCGGTTCGGCGCGAGCGTGGCGCTCTCCGGGGAGATCGCGCTCGTCGGCGCGCCAGGACGTAGCCCGAGCGGGACCGTGAACGCCGGCGTCGCCTACGTCTTCGCGCGCTCCGGCGATACGTGGGTGGAGCAGGCGCGGTGGACCCCGAGCCGCGGCGTGCCGAGGGGGCAGTTCGGGGCGAGCGTGTCGGTGTCGGGCGAAGTCGCGGTGGTCGGCGGGTACGGCGAGCGCGCGGTGGGCGCGGTGCACGTGTTCCGCCGTCGCGGCGGTGCGTGGGCGGAGGAGGCGGAGCTCGCCCCGCCAGAGGTGACGCTCGGGCAGTGGTTCGGGTACTCGGTGTCGATCTCGGGCGGGACGATCGTCGTCGGAACGTCGCGTGGAGTCGCGTACGTGTTCGCGCGTGTCGGCGCGGAGTGGCGGCGGCAAGAGCCCATCGCGCTGCGTACCGAGTGGACGCACCTCGGCAGGAGCGTGGCGGTCGAGGGCAACACGGTCGTCGTCGGCGCGCCGGACGATTACGGAGTTGCGCCGTTCGGCGATTGGGATGAAGGCGCGGTGTACTTCGGGCGGCTCGATCGGCTGCCCGACGCGAACGGCGTCCCGTGCACGACGAGCGGCGACTGCGTGAGCGGGCACTGCGTCGACGGGGTGTGCTGCGAGAGCGCGTGCGGCGGCGACTGCGACGCGTGCGCGAGCGCGCTGACCGGGGTCGCCGACGGGACGTGCGCGGCGCTCGCGGCGAGCGTGGCGCCGACGGTCGTGTGTCGCGCGGGGGCCGGCGCGTGCGACGTCGCGGAGACGTGCTCCGCGTCGAGCACCGAGTGCCCCGACGACGTGCTCGCGGCGGGCATCGAGTGCGGCGTCGCGAGCTGTGCGGCGGGGGTGGAGACGTCGGGGGCGACGTGCAGCGGCGCGAGCGCGGCGTGCCCTCCGGCGAGCTCGCGCGCCTGCGCGCCGTACGTGTGCGGCGCGTCCGCGTGCCTCGATGCGTGCACCGACGACGCGAGCTGCGCGGCGGGGTTCTACTGCGATGCGGGTGCGTGCATCGCCCAGCGCGCGGCGGGCGAGACCTGCAGCGAGGCGCGGGAGTGCGCGAGCGGGCACTGCGTCGACGGGGCGTGCTGCGAGAGCGCGTGCGTGCGCTGCGCGAGCGACGCCGAGTGCGGCGCGGGGCGCGCCTGCGAGGACGGTGCGTGTGTGGACCTCGTGCCGCACGACGCGGGCGTCGACGGCGGGATCGTCGATGCCGGCTCGGACGCCGGTGACGACGACGCGGGGAGCGCGCCCGACGCCGGCGCGCCGACCGAGACCGCCGGCGGGTGCGGCTGTGCCGTCCCGGGCCGCGGAGGTCCGACGCCGGTCGGCGCGGTCGTGGTGCTCGCCCTCCTGCTCGCGGTCGGGGCGCGTCGTCGCAGGGCCGCGATCGTGAGCAGGCCGTGAAACTTCGGGGGCGGACGCCCGTCGATCCGCCTGTGCGCGGCGTCTACGTAGGAACGCAGGTGCGTTCCGTGCTAGAGGACAACCCTTGGGGCGGGATCCCGGGGACCCGCGCCGATCGCGTCGGCTCCGAGAGCGCCGCCGCTCCGCTCCCCCGGGCCGAGGCGATGGAGTCGTTCGCGAAGGTCTGTCCGCGCTGCGGGATGCGCTTCGATGCCGCGGCCTCCTTCTGCCAGAAGGACGGCGCCGCGCTGCGGCTCGCCGAGGAGGACACCGACCCGCTCATCGGGCAGGTGCTGCTCGATCAGTTCCGCCTCGAGGAGCGCATCGGCGTCGGCGGGATGGGCACCGTCTATCGCGCCCGGCAGTCGTCGCTGGGACGCGACGTCGCGATCAAGATCCTCCACCCCGACCTCGCGCGGAACCCCGACGCGGTGCGCCGCTTCCAGCGCGAGGCGCGCATCTCGACGGCGCTCGATCACCCGAACGTGGTGCGGGTGTTCCTCTTCGGACAGCTCCCCGACGGGTCGCTCTACCTCGTGATGGAGCTGCTGCGCGGGCGCACGCTCGCGGAGCTCGTGCGCGTGGAGTCGCCGCTCCCGGTGCACCGCGCGCTGCACGTCGCGACGCAGGTCTGCGACGGAGTCGGCGAGGCGCACGGGCAGGGCATCGTGCACCGCGACGTGAAGCCCGAGAACGTGTTCCTCGTGACGAAGGGACGCGATCCCGACTTCGTGAAGGTGCTCGACTTCGGCATCGCGCGCGTGCTGCGCGGGGACGACGCGACGGCGGCGACGCAGTCGGGGCTGGTGTTCGGGACGGCGCGCTACATCTCGCCCGAGGGCGCGGCGGGCGAGCGCACCGACGCGCGGAGCGACGTCTACTCGCTCGGGGTGATGACCTATCAGCTGCTCTGCGGGGAGACGCCGTTCGACGCGGGCTCGCCGGTGACGCTGCTGATGAAGCACATCCACGACGCGCCGCCGCACCTCAAGTCGCGGGCGCGCGGCAAGCACGTGCCCGACGCGATCGCCGACGTGGTGATGCGCGCGCTCTCGAAGAACCCCGAGGGCCG includes:
- the coaD gene encoding pantetheine-phosphate adenylyltransferase; this translates as MSVAIYPGSFDPMTNGHVSIIKSGLVVFDKLIVAVLRNPRKEALFTVEERVEMIREELGGAGKNVEVDSFDGLLVEYCKKKNVRVVLRGLRAVADFEYELQMANMNRHLNTQVETVFLMANDAYFYVSSNIVKEAWRLGGDVNRLVPKSVAQRLDAKMAASKG
- a CDS encoding PEGA domain-containing protein is translated as MRHALGLRFLSSLLFAAALVTSVPAAAQDASVIVLGLTSIEGDDEYARNLTGAIRNQASRVPGWQVSDREVTLAQMSLAHGCGDVPDVECLRQIAATLNAQRLLYGTVRRQAGDFHLTLSLFDAETGHIDRTVEQTLSSRRTDIDDLREPARTVVTQLSGPVTGALRIASNAPGATVSVDGEVAGTTDGEGGFSMPAIAVGEHAIEVSAPGRDPWTGTVTIARDTEMTLDAELAESTGGGQHQDGGDGPSINWAGIALIAAGALAFGGTIYSWARLEAINSDPQYRAYTESFRMTYDPMRGGNPPSTYLTNCSAAAGGDTLGGRADAGAASSVADLCSEGDTLEVLQYVFLGVAVAAAGTGAIFLATGVGESGGSEDEAPSVTVLPSFSPEGGRITARVRF
- a CDS encoding MYXO-CTERM sorting domain-containing protein is translated as MSLRLVLGSMWLVCACSAPGETPDDASADAPPGLRVALIRARQAEGADDPRFFAVREDGALALRSGVVAARVEARGVALRGGEVHARLETRAVRCDAESVAARDGVARIGARPNRVELERAPGVVEWYESGPLGIEQGFDVHREGCDELVIELAVQGARAEADGEGARLVGERGALRYAELFAIDARGRALPARMDVSEGAIELVVDAQGASWPVVVDPLVHVEEQIFGPEGTPGDVAWDVGRSVAIEGDTAVVGAPHDVVGGSYQGSAYVFVRSGGGWALQAKLIASDGADSDHFGSTVAISGDTIVVALDREYLSAAYVFVRSGGVWTEQAKLTSAYEGIDYFGFAVAIAGDTIAIGAPFANDLEVGSRVHVFRRTGATWAREAIITSAWEEALGWNLSLSGDTLVMAARGGAEVYVRSGTTWARRSVLPGGPPSASGWRSGVVRWGDTVVVADPSADSERGALTVFVRSGETWAPQARLVASDAREGARFGTGLALWGDELIVTNAPAPRTGGTPTLYVFRRSGETWTERQSMRRADDRPPALALSSDTLLVGRDVFARTGDTWTLGTALPAEPSTTGHELGRSVAVSGDVAIAGAPGDDGLCCCGACDRTGAAYVFARTGGVWARQAKLVSPGAARFGQSVAVSGDTALVVASGSTYVFVRAGDGWIRQARLAVSGESVALAGDVALVGAPDALPGADGGGAAHVFVRTGSTWTEQARLSASDGEYGDRFGASVALSGEIALVGAPGRSPSGTVNAGVAYVFARSGDTWVEQARWTPSRGVPRGQFGASVSVSGEVAVVGGYGERAVGAVHVFRRRGGAWAEEAELAPPEVTLGQWFGYSVSISGGTIVVGTSRGVAYVFARVGAEWRRQEPIALRTEWTHLGRSVAVEGNTVVVGAPDDYGVAPFGDWDEGAVYFGRLDRLPDANGVPCTTSGDCVSGHCVDGVCCESACGGDCDACASALTGVADGTCAALAASVAPTVVCRAGAGACDVAETCSASSTECPDDVLAAGIECGVASCAAGVETSGATCSGASAACPPASSRACAPYVCGASACLDACTDDASCAAGFYCDAGACIAQRAAGETCSEARECASGHCVDGACCESACVRCASDAECGAGRACEDGACVDLVPHDAGVDGGIVDAGSDAGDDDAGSAPDAGAPTETAGGCGCAVPGRGGPTPVGAVVVLALLLAVGARRRRAAIVSRP
- a CDS encoding RsmD family RNA methyltransferase, which translates into the protein MRIVGGSLSGRRFSGPPGELTRPTSERVREAVASAIASRGGFEGTRVLDLYAGTGAMAFEALSRGAVRAVLVERDAKVARAITKSAGELGLSERCEVITADLRQAQTLVRIERAAAGEAFDRVFVDPPYADIDAVPPLLATLRARGLVAGGALLAVEHATRHAPSALEGYDVLSHPRYGDSAVLLLAPSEGLE
- a CDS encoding tyrosine/phenylalanine carboxypeptidase domain-containing protein, whose protein sequence is MRSPSRRVIATTEPAAAKPESAPSIAEILAGIAPLDALLLRISREARVLPALTPANAASERARLVEQVGKGEAPVPRWELARRRIEPAFWRAIDEARALARDRLPPALRATYFARLDELEVDLAMIECVGDPVRVRPLAARRFGTGMREVVLEDAQPVRVSTVARGLLERIAPSEEARVVEPETLAQMLRDAARAAGLDLEVRIDARLVAGAATGDRAVFIAARRFGRTESRRLVAHEILGHAVAASNATKQPLRIFEVGTAGSFADQEGLAICLEEQAGALDPHRMRVLAARVIATDRLHSGASFGETARFLFKQHGFSAESAVLITERAHRGGGVARDAGYLYGYLRVRVALKNGDACLDRLRVGRIGIDDLPAFDDACREGLAHPPTFTPTLADVMPAAIDEAAE